The proteins below come from a single Candidatus Glassbacteria bacterium genomic window:
- a CDS encoding epoxyqueuosine reductase QueH — translation MSGTALFLTVPREGPAKVKHLLLHACCAPCSPCVLRDLGREYRVTVFFYNPNIQGRDEYELRLEEIQRLCADLELRLIEGPYDPERFFDRVGPLEHTGEGGERCEQCFQLRLEETFRIADRIGADLVATTLSVSPHKNAGQINRAGSRAEADGEGVVFLEADFKKQDGYRKTCELAREYDFYRQDFCGCSFSRKEREGRENAHRADPGR, via the coding sequence ATCAGCGGGACGGCTCTTTTTTTAACCGTCCCACGAGAGGGACCTGCTAAAGTGAAACACCTCCTGCTGCATGCCTGCTGCGCGCCGTGTTCTCCCTGCGTGCTCCGCGACCTGGGCCGGGAATACCGGGTCACCGTCTTTTTCTACAACCCGAATATCCAAGGCCGCGATGAGTACGAGCTGCGGCTGGAGGAAATCCAGCGCCTGTGCGCTGATCTCGAGCTAAGGCTGATCGAGGGCCCCTACGACCCGGAGCGCTTTTTCGACCGGGTGGGCCCGCTGGAGCATACGGGCGAGGGCGGCGAGCGCTGCGAGCAGTGTTTCCAGCTGCGGCTCGAGGAGACGTTCCGGATCGCCGACCGGATCGGGGCGGACCTGGTGGCGACCACCTTGTCGGTAAGCCCGCACAAGAACGCCGGGCAGATCAACAGAGCCGGCAGTCGCGCCGAGGCCGACGGCGAGGGCGTGGTGTTTCTCGAAGCAGATTTCAAGAAACAGGACGGATACCGCAAAACGTGCGAGCTGGCCCGCGAGTACGATTTCTACCGCCAGGATTTCTGCGGCTGCTCGTTCAGCAGGAAAGAACGGGA